The Synechococcus sp. M16.1 genome includes the window GTAGCAAAAATCACAAGTCAGCACATCAATGAATACAGATAACGACTCCCGGCCTAAGAGAGGCAGACCAATATCCCTGAATCCGTCCGAAACAATCGGCCTAGAAAGGCCTCAAGCCGGAAAGAAAATAGAATTAATAGTCAAAAACGGAGTCATCCGGATTGCAGCGAAACAATTCAATAACGCAGAAGACATAACTTTAGCCTTTACATGCAAAACAGATGTTTTCAAATTCCAGTATCCAAAAAACCTAGAACTCTCGATAGAGGCCATAACAGACACAACATATACAGTTGAATCAACAAGCAAGACAGAACCCGACACAAGCGATGCAATTATGGACTGGATCATTCAACTGCATATTGTGAGGCATGAGACAAATCTAGAAAATCGACTGATAAAATTTTTTAGATTACTAATAACAAGACTAGGAAAGAGGACATCAGAAGGGCTACTACTAGAGCACACACTGTCTCATGCACGTATTGCTGAAATCGTTGGGTCTACGAGATCGACCGTATCAAGAACGATTAGTACTCTTAGGAAGACCCGTCAAATTTATATTGATGAGCTAAGGGGCCAGATCGTTCTACCCGTGAATTAATTAACGCCCACAACGACATGTTCCACCTTTCCACTTGGAGCATTTGGATTTCTTGCAACCCTTTTTCTTATTTATCGAAAGACGCTTTTC containing:
- a CDS encoding helix-turn-helix domain-containing protein, which produces MDWIIQLHIVRHETNLENRLIKFFRLLITRLGKRTSEGLLLEHTLSHARIAEIVGSTRSTVSRTISTLRKTRQIYIDELRGQIVLPVN